From a single Candidatus Brevundimonas phytovorans genomic region:
- the rpmG gene encoding 50S ribosomal protein L33, translating into MAKPASIKIRLNSTADTGFFYVTKKNARTMTEKMVVKKYDPVVRKHVEFKEGKIK; encoded by the coding sequence ATGGCCAAACCGGCTTCCATCAAGATCCGCCTGAACTCCACCGCTGACACCGGATTCTTCTACGTCACCAAGAAGAACGCCCGTACGATGACCGAAAAGATGGTCGTCAAGAAGTACGACCCCGTCGTCCGCAAGCACGTCGAGTTCAAGGAAGGCAAGATCAAGTAA
- a CDS encoding NUDIX domain-containing protein: MKPQPFDAAQDLADAPRTGGGQKPKDAATLILTRGGDRPEVLMGRRAPGHVFMASKWVFPGGRLDRSDFTAAATGELSSDVARRLEAEMPARRARAMALTAVRETFEETGLILGRPAPPASVAGPWREYRQAGAVPDLSVLSYIARAITPPGRTRRFDARFFMAPVEALRDPDRIEGSGELDEIAWLPLDEARALDLPAITRFVLGEMAERLTHPDRPLPFVRMVRGRHVVEHQD, from the coding sequence ATGAAACCCCAACCCTTCGACGCGGCTCAGGACCTGGCCGACGCCCCGCGCACGGGCGGCGGTCAGAAGCCCAAGGACGCCGCCACCCTGATCCTGACGCGCGGCGGCGACCGCCCTGAGGTGCTGATGGGTCGGCGCGCGCCCGGCCACGTCTTCATGGCCTCGAAATGGGTCTTCCCCGGCGGCCGCCTCGACCGTTCCGACTTCACCGCCGCCGCGACAGGCGAGCTGTCGTCCGACGTCGCCCGTCGGCTGGAGGCCGAAATGCCCGCCCGCCGCGCCCGCGCCATGGCCCTGACCGCCGTGCGCGAGACGTTTGAGGAAACCGGCCTGATCCTGGGTCGGCCCGCGCCGCCCGCCTCGGTCGCCGGGCCGTGGCGCGAGTATCGTCAGGCAGGCGCCGTGCCCGACCTATCGGTCCTGTCCTACATCGCCCGCGCCATCACCCCGCCGGGCCGCACGCGCCGCTTCGACGCCCGCTTCTTCATGGCCCCGGTCGAGGCCCTGCGTGATCCCGACCGCATCGAAGGCTCAGGCGAACTGGACGAGATCGCCTGGCTGCCGCTGGACGAGGCCCGCGCGCTGGACCTGCCCGCCATCACCCGTTTCGTCCTGGGCGAGATGGCCGAGCGCCTGACGCACCCCGACCGCCCCTTGCCCTTCGTCCGCATGGTGCGGGGCCGTCATGTGGTCGAACACCAGGACTGA
- the rnr gene encoding ribonuclease R, producing the protein MTKTPKRPAAGLPDRDTLIAFLREAGEAEKADIARVFGLKGIERRQLREMLKTLEAEGVLGKRGRKGFAEAGALPAVGVADVVDRDADGELYVELVKGGEDAPRALLLPDREGKTPAPGMGDRLLVKFTQGAEGWEARLVKRLDAGTNRVLGVIRKSARETRVEPVDKRSKDVLLIPSALAGDLRDGDLVLASIEKSDHRHGPRRGKVLETIGREDDPRAASIIAIHAHGLPTGFSEQVEREAEDQALPTLKGREDLREVPFITIDPADARDHDDAVYAERDTDPKNPDGWIVWVAIADVAAYVRPNSALDREARDKGNSTYFPDRVEPMLPEVLSNGLCSLKQGENRACMAVRMIFDRDGKKTGHKFMRGLMRSQAKLSYEQAQAAIDGQRDDTTGPIMDAILYPLWNAYSTMLKGRERRSPLAIESPERRIIMAPDGGIAAIEPRKSLEAHRLIEEMMIQANVCAAETLEKTRTPLIYRVHEAPSQEKIFNLADFLHTIAKPWNKGEAPTTKRFNKLLDEMRDTPHAEVVNEVVLRTQMQAVYSPDNVGHFGLHLDRYAHFTSPIRRYSDLIVHRGLIRGLNLGSDGLTDREIAELTAIAEQVTSTERRSMAAERDAMDRYIAAFLEDHVGATFSGRITGVTRFGLFVRLDETGADGLVPVSTLGSEYFTHDDRAHALVGERTGKRFTLGRRVEVKLMEATPVTGGLVLEMVSEPDPRDPNAPAPRYGIRGRGGDGPPKRGKGRPGGPKPRNGAKPSGGLKGVRKGKRK; encoded by the coding sequence ATGACCAAGACGCCCAAACGCCCCGCCGCGGGTCTGCCCGACCGAGACACCCTGATCGCCTTCCTGCGCGAAGCCGGCGAGGCCGAAAAGGCCGACATCGCCCGCGTCTTCGGATTGAAGGGCATCGAACGCCGCCAACTGCGCGAAATGCTGAAGACGCTGGAGGCCGAGGGCGTCCTGGGCAAGCGCGGCCGCAAAGGCTTTGCCGAGGCCGGCGCCCTGCCCGCCGTGGGCGTGGCCGATGTCGTGGATCGCGACGCGGACGGCGAGCTCTACGTCGAACTGGTCAAGGGCGGCGAGGACGCGCCGCGCGCCCTGCTGCTGCCGGACCGCGAGGGCAAGACGCCCGCGCCCGGCATGGGCGATCGCCTGCTGGTCAAGTTCACCCAAGGCGCCGAGGGCTGGGAGGCCCGATTGGTCAAGCGGCTGGACGCCGGGACCAACCGCGTCCTGGGCGTGATCCGCAAATCGGCGCGCGAGACCCGTGTCGAGCCGGTCGACAAGCGCTCCAAGGACGTGCTGCTGATCCCCAGCGCCCTGGCGGGCGACCTGCGCGACGGCGACCTGGTCCTGGCCTCGATCGAAAAGAGCGATCATCGCCACGGGCCCAGGCGCGGCAAGGTCCTTGAGACCATCGGCCGCGAGGATGATCCCCGCGCCGCCTCCATCATCGCCATCCACGCCCACGGCCTGCCCACCGGCTTCTCGGAACAGGTGGAGCGTGAGGCCGAGGATCAGGCCCTGCCGACGCTCAAAGGGCGCGAGGACCTGCGCGAGGTTCCCTTCATCACCATCGACCCGGCTGACGCGCGCGACCACGACGACGCCGTCTATGCCGAGCGCGACACGGACCCGAAAAACCCCGACGGCTGGATCGTCTGGGTCGCCATCGCCGACGTGGCCGCCTATGTCCGCCCCAACTCGGCGCTGGACCGCGAGGCGCGCGACAAGGGCAACTCGACCTACTTCCCCGACCGCGTCGAACCCATGCTGCCGGAGGTCCTGTCCAACGGCCTGTGCAGCCTGAAACAGGGCGAGAACCGCGCCTGCATGGCCGTGCGCATGATCTTCGACAGGGACGGCAAGAAGACCGGGCACAAGTTCATGCGCGGCCTGATGCGGTCGCAGGCCAAGCTCAGCTACGAACAGGCGCAGGCCGCCATCGACGGCCAGCGGGACGACACGACGGGTCCGATCATGGACGCCATCCTCTATCCGTTGTGGAACGCCTATTCGACCATGCTGAAGGGCCGCGAACGCCGCAGCCCCCTGGCTATCGAAAGCCCCGAGCGCCGCATCATCATGGCCCCCGACGGCGGCATCGCGGCCATCGAACCGCGCAAGTCGCTGGAGGCCCACCGCCTGATCGAAGAGATGATGATCCAGGCCAACGTCTGCGCCGCCGAGACGCTGGAGAAGACGCGCACGCCGCTGATCTATCGCGTCCACGAAGCGCCCAGCCAGGAGAAGATCTTCAACCTGGCCGACTTCCTGCACACCATCGCCAAGCCGTGGAACAAGGGCGAGGCGCCGACCACCAAGCGGTTCAACAAGCTGCTGGACGAGATGCGCGATACGCCCCACGCCGAGGTGGTCAACGAGGTGGTCCTGCGCACCCAGATGCAGGCGGTCTATAGCCCGGACAACGTCGGCCACTTCGGTCTGCACCTGGACCGCTACGCCCACTTCACCTCGCCGATCCGGCGCTATTCCGACCTGATCGTCCACCGAGGGCTGATCCGCGGCCTGAACCTGGGCTCGGACGGCCTGACGGACCGCGAGATCGCCGAGCTGACCGCCATCGCCGAACAGGTGACGTCGACCGAGCGCCGCTCGATGGCCGCCGAACGCGACGCGATGGACCGCTACATCGCCGCCTTCCTGGAAGACCACGTCGGCGCGACCTTCAGCGGGCGCATTACCGGCGTCACCCGCTTCGGCCTGTTCGTGCGTCTGGACGAGACGGGCGCCGACGGTCTGGTGCCGGTCTCGACGCTCGGCAGCGAGTACTTCACCCACGACGACCGCGCCCACGCCCTGGTCGGCGAGCGCACCGGCAAGCGCTTCACCCTGGGCCGTCGCGTCGAGGTCAAGCTGATGGAGGCCACGCCGGTCACCGGCGGTCTGGTGCTGGAAATGGTGTCCGAGCCGGACCCCCGCGATCCCAACGCCCCGGCCCCGCGCTATGGCATCCGTGGACGCGGCGGCGATGGCCCGCCCAAGCGTGGGAAAGGCCGCCCCGGCGGTCCCAAGCCCCGCAACGGCGCCAAGCCCTCCGGCGGCCTAAAGGGGGTTCGCAAGGGCAAGCGGAAGTGA
- a CDS encoding pyridoxal-phosphate dependent enzyme, whose amino-acid sequence MSMSDAPVLSRPVGSLLDLIGKTPMVEVTRIDTGPCRLFLKLESQNPGGSIKDRIALSMIEAAENAGWLKPGGTIVEATAGNTGLALTLVGKQKGYKVLLVIPDKMSKEKIQHLRAMGADVRLTRSDVPHGHPEYYTDMAERLAQQIPGGYFVNQFANDANSEAHFKTTGPEIYEQMESQIDAFVAGIGSGGTITGNAQYFKSQGSNAKIILADPVGSALAGLINEGVAGPDGSYSVEGIGQNFMPDTADPDLIDMAYSIPDSEAIATVRELLLKEGILAGSSSGTLIATALRWCREQTEPKRVVTFVCDTGAKYLSKVYNDAWLAEQGLTQREMHGDLSDLITRKYANGDVVVIGPDDTLDTAFKRMKGDGVSQLPVIQDGRLVGILDESDIVHIMNTDEITRKERFAKPVSSAMTRDLDTLQVKEGLDALIPIFDRDRVAIVLDGETFVGLIARTDLINHLSLNR is encoded by the coding sequence ATGTCGATGTCCGACGCCCCCGTCCTGTCCCGTCCCGTGGGCTCGCTGCTGGACCTGATCGGCAAGACGCCGATGGTCGAGGTGACGCGGATCGACACCGGCCCCTGTCGCCTGTTCCTGAAGCTGGAGAGCCAGAACCCCGGCGGCTCGATCAAGGACCGCATCGCCCTGTCGATGATCGAGGCGGCTGAAAACGCCGGCTGGCTGAAGCCGGGCGGCACCATCGTGGAAGCCACGGCGGGCAATACGGGCCTGGCCCTGACCCTGGTCGGCAAGCAGAAGGGCTACAAGGTCCTGCTGGTCATCCCCGACAAGATGTCCAAGGAGAAGATCCAGCACCTGCGCGCCATGGGCGCCGACGTGCGCCTGACCCGTTCGGACGTGCCGCACGGCCACCCGGAATACTACACCGACATGGCCGAGCGCCTGGCCCAGCAGATCCCCGGCGGCTACTTCGTCAACCAGTTCGCCAACGACGCCAACTCCGAGGCCCACTTCAAGACGACCGGCCCTGAAATCTACGAGCAGATGGAGAGCCAGATCGACGCCTTCGTCGCCGGCATCGGCTCGGGCGGGACGATCACGGGCAACGCGCAATACTTCAAGTCGCAGGGCTCGAACGCCAAGATCATCCTGGCCGACCCGGTCGGTTCGGCGCTGGCCGGCCTGATCAACGAGGGCGTGGCTGGACCGGACGGCAGCTATTCGGTCGAGGGTATCGGTCAGAACTTCATGCCGGACACAGCTGATCCCGACCTGATCGACATGGCCTATTCCATCCCTGACTCCGAGGCGATCGCCACGGTGCGCGAACTGCTGCTGAAGGAAGGCATTCTGGCCGGGTCGTCGTCGGGCACCCTGATCGCCACGGCCCTGCGCTGGTGCCGCGAGCAGACGGAACCGAAGCGGGTCGTGACCTTCGTCTGCGACACCGGCGCCAAGTATCTGTCCAAGGTCTATAACGACGCCTGGCTGGCCGAGCAGGGTCTGACCCAGCGCGAGATGCACGGCGACCTGTCGGACCTGATCACCCGCAAATACGCCAATGGCGACGTGGTGGTGATCGGCCCCGACGACACCCTGGACACCGCCTTCAAGCGGATGAAGGGCGACGGCGTGTCGCAACTGCCGGTCATTCAGGATGGTCGTCTGGTCGGCATTCTGGACGAGAGCGACATCGTCCACATCATGAACACCGACGAGATCACCCGTAAGGAACGCTTCGCCAAGCCGGTCTCCTCGGCCATGACGCGCGATCTGGACACGCTTCAGGTCAAGGAAGGCCTGGACGCCCTGATCCCGATCTTCGACCGCGACCGCGTGGCCATCGTTCTGGACGGCGAGACCTTCGTCGGCCTGATCGCGCGCACCGACCTGATCAACCACCTCAGCCTGAACCGGTAA
- a CDS encoding PLP-dependent aspartate aminotransferase family protein, which produces MADLKNSQGFSTRAIHAGQKPDPTTGAVMTPIYATSTYAQESPGVNKGYEYARGKNPTREAFEACIADLEGGVQAFGFGSGMAATSTALELLDAGSHIVTGDDLYGGSWRLFERVRRRSMGLDFSYIDLTDLAAVEASITDKTRMLWVETPTNPLMKLADIEALSKIAKAHKLILVVDNTFATPWSQQPLALGADVVMHSATKYLNGHSDIVAGVLVAKDAEMAAQLKFLQNSIGGVMGPFDAFLANRGLKTLGLRMKAHNENAMAVARWLEDRADQKNGGVAKVIYPGLISHPQHELAARQMNGRFGGMVTVLIDGDLERTKRVLERVRVFTLAESLGGVESLVNHPAIMTHASVPKDVREAGGVTDNLIRLSVGVEDVEDLIADLDQALS; this is translated from the coding sequence ATGGCAGACCTGAAGAACAGCCAGGGTTTCTCGACCCGCGCCATCCATGCCGGCCAGAAGCCCGACCCGACCACGGGCGCGGTGATGACGCCGATCTACGCCACCTCGACCTACGCCCAGGAAAGCCCGGGCGTGAACAAGGGGTATGAGTATGCGCGCGGCAAGAACCCGACGCGCGAGGCCTTTGAGGCCTGCATCGCCGATCTGGAGGGCGGGGTTCAGGCCTTCGGCTTCGGTTCGGGCATGGCGGCGACCTCGACGGCGCTGGAGCTGCTGGACGCCGGTTCGCACATCGTCACCGGCGACGACCTCTATGGCGGCTCGTGGCGGCTGTTCGAGCGGGTGCGGCGCCGGTCCATGGGGCTGGACTTCAGCTACATCGACCTGACCGATCTGGCGGCGGTCGAGGCGTCCATCACTGACAAGACGCGGATGCTGTGGGTCGAGACCCCCACCAATCCGCTGATGAAGCTGGCCGATATCGAGGCCCTGTCGAAGATCGCCAAGGCCCACAAGCTGATCCTGGTGGTCGACAACACCTTCGCCACGCCGTGGAGCCAGCAGCCGCTGGCCCTGGGCGCGGATGTGGTCATGCACTCGGCGACCAAATATCTGAACGGTCACTCCGACATCGTCGCGGGCGTTCTGGTGGCCAAGGACGCCGAGATGGCGGCCCAGCTGAAGTTCCTGCAGAACTCCATCGGCGGCGTCATGGGGCCGTTCGACGCCTTCCTGGCCAACCGGGGTCTTAAGACCCTGGGTCTGCGCATGAAGGCGCACAACGAGAACGCCATGGCCGTGGCGCGCTGGCTGGAAGACCGGGCCGATCAAAAGAATGGCGGCGTGGCCAAGGTCATCTATCCGGGCCTGATCAGCCACCCGCAGCACGAGCTGGCGGCGCGCCAGATGAACGGCCGCTTCGGGGGCATGGTCACGGTGCTGATCGACGGCGATCTGGAGCGGACCAAGCGGGTGCTGGAGCGGGTGCGCGTCTTCACCCTAGCGGAGTCATTGGGCGGGGTCGAAAGCCTGGTGAACCACCCGGCGATCATGACCCACGCCAGCGTGCCCAAGGATGTGCGCGAGGCCGGCGGCGTCACCGACAACCTGATCCGGCTGTCGGTCGGTGTCGAAGATGTCGAAGACCTGATCGCTGATCTGGATCAGGCCCTGAGCTGA
- a CDS encoding cold-shock protein: MATGTVKWYNSTKGYGFIQPDDGGKDVFVHATAVEASSLGSLNENQKVSYEIERDSRSGKESAGRLQAAD, from the coding sequence ATGGCTACCGGCACTGTCAAATGGTACAACTCCACCAAGGGCTATGGTTTCATCCAGCCCGATGATGGCGGCAAGGACGTCTTCGTCCACGCCACGGCCGTCGAGGCCTCTTCGCTCGGTTCGCTGAACGAAAACCAGAAAGTCTCCTACGAAATCGAACGCGACAGCCGCAGCGGCAAAGAATCCGCTGGCCGTCTTCAGGCGGCTGACTAG
- a CDS encoding cold-shock protein, with amino-acid sequence MATGTVKWFNSTKGYGFIQPDDGGKDVFVHISAVEAAGLRGLDENQKVSYEIERDRRSGKESAGQLKTEG; translated from the coding sequence ATGGCTACCGGCACTGTTAAATGGTTTAACTCCACCAAGGGCTACGGCTTCATCCAACCCGATGACGGCGGCAAAGACGTGTTCGTGCACATCTCGGCTGTCGAAGCTGCCGGCCTGCGTGGCCTCGACGAGAACCAAAAGGTCTCGTACGAAATCGAGCGCGACCGTCGCTCGGGCAAGGAATCGGCTGGTCAACTGAAGACCGAAGGCTGA
- a CDS encoding TorF family putative porin, giving the protein MLRTLTNAALLAAAPLVLLASGAHAQDAGKWSFSAGAATDNRSKDASKSDGDPFVYGEAEWESASGLFYGKGGLETIDSGGSNLENELALGVRPEFAGFDFDLSVAHKYRFDADPGYDDDAWEFTADMKRSIGPASARLRLQHSPDGTGSTKAWTWTALRGGWDFTDKLNVSAEVGYRDQDNSVDYTGWNVGGSYALTPKVELDLRWYDTDADVPGEQYKSALVAGVNFAF; this is encoded by the coding sequence ATGCTCCGCACCCTGACGAACGCCGCCCTGCTCGCCGCCGCCCCGCTGGTTCTGCTGGCCTCCGGGGCTCATGCCCAGGATGCGGGCAAGTGGTCCTTCTCCGCCGGCGCCGCGACCGACAACCGCTCCAAGGACGCGTCCAAGTCCGACGGCGATCCCTTCGTCTATGGCGAGGCGGAATGGGAAAGCGCCAGCGGCCTCTTCTACGGAAAGGGCGGGCTGGAAACCATCGACAGCGGCGGCTCCAATCTCGAAAACGAGCTGGCCCTGGGCGTCCGCCCCGAGTTCGCCGGCTTCGACTTCGACCTGAGCGTCGCCCACAAATACCGCTTTGACGCCGACCCCGGCTATGATGACGACGCCTGGGAGTTCACCGCCGACATGAAGCGCTCGATCGGTCCGGCCAGCGCCCGCCTGCGGCTGCAGCACTCGCCTGACGGCACCGGCTCGACCAAGGCCTGGACCTGGACGGCGCTGCGCGGCGGCTGGGACTTCACGGACAAGCTGAACGTCTCCGCCGAGGTCGGCTATCGCGATCAGGACAACAGCGTCGACTACACCGGCTGGAACGTCGGCGGCTCCTATGCCCTGACGCCCAAGGTCGAGTTGGACCTGCGCTGGTACGACACCGACGCCGACGTTCCGGGCGAGCAATACAAGAGCGCCCTGGTGGCCGGGGTCAATTTCGCCTTCTGA
- a CDS encoding nitronate monooxygenase family protein, whose product MAIPASLQSGLKLPVIASPMFLVSGPDLVVEACNAGVIGTFPSLNQRTTEGYRDWVQEIKSRLKPDAAAFGVNHIVHPTNPRLMADMMVSVEEKVPLIITSLGAVRDVVDAVHGYGGVVFHDIANVRHAKKAAQAGVDGLILVANGAGGHAGVVNPFALINEVRSFYDGTIILAGCLSTGQDVAAALMMGADFAYMGTRFIATAESEAQPHYKDLIVASGSADITYTPAVSGIPANFLTPSLVENKIDPAALPEHKLDMGEEAKAWKTIWSAGQGSGSIHDSPTTAQLVARLTDEFSQACDKFDKKRL is encoded by the coding sequence GTGGCCATTCCCGCTTCCCTGCAGTCCGGTCTCAAGCTGCCGGTCATCGCCTCGCCCATGTTCCTGGTGTCTGGCCCGGATCTGGTGGTCGAGGCCTGCAATGCGGGCGTGATCGGCACCTTCCCCTCGCTGAACCAGCGCACGACCGAGGGCTATCGGGACTGGGTGCAAGAGATCAAGTCGCGGCTGAAGCCGGACGCCGCCGCCTTTGGCGTCAACCACATCGTCCACCCGACCAATCCGCGCCTGATGGCCGACATGATGGTCTCGGTCGAAGAAAAGGTGCCGCTAATCATCACCTCCCTGGGCGCGGTGCGGGACGTGGTGGACGCGGTCCACGGCTACGGCGGCGTTGTCTTCCATGACATCGCCAATGTCCGCCACGCGAAGAAGGCCGCTCAGGCCGGCGTCGACGGCCTGATCCTGGTCGCCAACGGCGCGGGCGGTCACGCGGGCGTGGTCAATCCCTTCGCCCTGATCAACGAGGTGCGCAGCTTCTATGACGGGACCATCATCCTGGCGGGCTGCCTGTCCACGGGTCAGGACGTGGCCGCGGCCCTGATGATGGGCGCCGACTTCGCCTATATGGGCACCCGCTTCATCGCCACGGCCGAAAGCGAAGCCCAGCCCCATTACAAGGACCTGATCGTCGCCTCCGGCTCGGCCGACATCACCTATACGCCCGCCGTCTCGGGCATCCCCGCCAACTTCCTGACCCCCTCCCTGGTTGAGAACAAGATCGACCCCGCCGCCCTGCCCGAACACAAGCTGGACATGGGCGAGGAAGCCAAGGCGTGGAAGACCATCTGGTCCGCCGGCCAAGGCTCGGGTTCGATCCACGACAGCCCTACTACGGCTCAGCTTGTGGCGCGGTTGACGGATGAATTTTCGCAAGCCTGTGACAAATTCGACAAGAAGCGCCTCTAG
- the queF gene encoding preQ(1) synthase has translation MTHYTDSLSQLGAQTAAPTNPEEAVLERVPNPHADTLYVARFTAPEFTSLCPVTGQPDFAHIVIDYVPGDWLVESKSLKLYLTSFRNHGAFHEDCTVAIGKRLADLLQPKWLRIGGYWYPRGGIPIDVFWQTGAPIEGVWLPDQGVATYRGRG, from the coding sequence ATGACGCACTATACCGACAGCCTGTCCCAGCTCGGCGCCCAGACCGCCGCCCCGACCAATCCCGAAGAGGCGGTGCTGGAACGCGTGCCCAATCCGCACGCCGACACGCTTTATGTGGCGCGCTTCACCGCGCCCGAGTTCACCAGCCTGTGCCCGGTGACGGGCCAGCCCGACTTCGCCCACATCGTCATCGACTATGTGCCCGGCGACTGGCTGGTCGAGTCGAAGTCGTTGAAGCTGTACCTGACCAGCTTCCGCAACCACGGCGCCTTCCACGAGGACTGCACCGTGGCCATCGGCAAGCGCCTGGCCGACCTGCTGCAACCGAAATGGCTGCGCATCGGCGGCTACTGGTACCCGCGCGGCGGCATCCCCATCGACGTCTTCTGGCAAACCGGCGCACCGATTGAAGGCGTCTGGCTGCCCGATCAGGGGGTGGCGACCTATCGCGGGCGGGGGTGA
- a CDS encoding DUF4238 domain-containing protein: MSQATSGSPKNEKKRHHFIPITYLEGFTDDRGRIQVYFADKGGEPQPIVPTEIAFRKYYYSQPTPDGGKNNNLLEDLFCSEVEQFWPAAREAARTNSITPESWSHLHVMVASLRARVPATRELIESALAAQVRGIAAKMDREGRLPPMPDGLDDIWSKIDVSIDPHQSIHAMPSILQSTNAVVMNLGFEILHNRTSTPFITSDNPVCFYDPRLPDSQRLPYNLDRKPERAELQFPIDSWTMLRGKTTLKGHQGSRGPFSRTITDESVVRRINRCTARYAYRMSFACDRTSETLITRFADRSPVLRSNWLEIEGGDLFWMQTQFGPRPTLPKWKGSKPLESA, from the coding sequence ATGAGCCAAGCAACATCAGGTTCTCCCAAAAACGAAAAGAAGCGCCATCACTTCATTCCGATCACTTATCTTGAAGGCTTCACCGACGATCGGGGAAGGATCCAAGTTTATTTTGCCGACAAAGGGGGAGAGCCCCAACCCATCGTCCCCACAGAGATCGCATTCAGAAAATACTATTACTCCCAACCGACACCTGACGGCGGCAAAAACAACAATCTTCTGGAGGACCTATTTTGCAGCGAGGTCGAACAATTTTGGCCCGCAGCGCGCGAAGCGGCTCGTACTAATTCCATCACCCCTGAATCATGGTCACATCTCCACGTCATGGTCGCGTCCCTACGCGCTCGCGTACCGGCTACACGCGAGCTTATTGAGAGCGCGTTGGCAGCTCAAGTTAGGGGTATAGCGGCGAAGATGGATCGTGAAGGTCGCCTTCCACCCATGCCAGATGGGCTGGATGACATTTGGTCAAAGATTGATGTCAGCATAGACCCCCATCAGTCCATCCATGCAATGCCAAGCATCTTGCAGAGCACGAACGCGGTGGTCATGAATCTAGGTTTCGAGATTCTCCACAATCGAACCTCAACCCCTTTCATCACTAGCGACAATCCAGTCTGCTTCTACGATCCCAGACTGCCAGATTCGCAAAGACTGCCCTACAACCTTGATCGGAAGCCAGAGCGCGCGGAACTGCAATTCCCGATAGACTCTTGGACAATGCTCCGCGGAAAGACCACGCTGAAGGGCCATCAAGGTTCGCGCGGTCCGTTCTCTCGCACGATCACGGATGAGAGCGTTGTACGCCGGATAAACCGCTGCACAGCACGCTACGCCTACCGGATGTCATTTGCGTGCGACCGCACCTCCGAAACCTTAATTACCCGATTTGCTGACCGCTCACCCGTTCTTCGCTCAAACTGGCTCGAGATCGAAGGCGGCGATCTATTCTGGATGCAGACTCAGTTCGGACCTCGACCAACATTGCCGAAATGGAAGGGTAGCAAGCCTCTTGAGAGCGCATAA
- a CDS encoding DUF817 domain-containing protein, translated as MTSSPRLPLEAWGRRLMARAEAWADRGRWRGYAYEFLWFGLKQGWACLFGGALLGLLVGTHLLWPVLWPETGMGGGAPVARYDVLVIGALVIQGLMLAFRLESWEEARVIFLFHIAGTIMELFKTWHGSWIYPEDSLLRIGAVPLFSGFMYAAVGSYIARVQRIFHIRVRGYPPLWTTWVLAAAIYVNFFAHHWLPDVRIALFAATVLLFGRGWFYFTADRRRRSMPLLLGYGLVALFIWFAENLGTFARAWVYPGQADGWEMVSLNKLGAWFLLMIISVVLVSLVHRPEEEGR; from the coding sequence ATGACCTCATCCCCCCGTCTCCCGCTCGAAGCCTGGGGCCGTCGTCTGATGGCTCGCGCGGAGGCGTGGGCGGATCGGGGGCGGTGGCGGGGGTATGCCTATGAGTTTCTGTGGTTCGGGCTGAAGCAGGGGTGGGCCTGTCTGTTCGGCGGGGCCTTGCTGGGGCTGCTGGTGGGGACGCATCTGTTGTGGCCGGTGTTGTGGCCAGAAACAGGGATGGGCGGCGGGGCGCCGGTGGCGCGCTATGATGTTCTGGTGATCGGGGCGCTGGTCATTCAGGGGCTGATGCTGGCCTTCAGGCTGGAGAGCTGGGAGGAGGCGCGGGTCATCTTCCTGTTCCACATCGCCGGGACGATCATGGAGCTGTTCAAGACCTGGCACGGGTCGTGGATCTACCCCGAGGACTCGCTGTTGCGGATCGGGGCGGTGCCGCTGTTCTCGGGCTTCATGTATGCGGCGGTGGGCAGCTATATCGCGCGGGTGCAGCGCATCTTCCATATCCGGGTGCGGGGCTATCCGCCGCTGTGGACGACCTGGGTTCTGGCGGCGGCCATCTATGTCAACTTCTTCGCCCATCACTGGCTGCCGGACGTGCGGATCGCGCTGTTTGCGGCGACGGTGCTGCTGTTCGGGCGGGGCTGGTTCTACTTTACCGCAGATCGGCGGCGGCGGTCGATGCCGCTGCTGCTGGGCTATGGGCTGGTGGCGCTGTTCATCTGGTTCGCCGAGAACCTGGGGACGTTCGCGCGGGCCTGGGTCTATCCGGGGCAGGCGGACGGGTGGGAGATGGTCAGCCTGAACAAGCTGGGGGCGTGGTTCCTGCTGATGATTATTTCGGTGGTGCTGGTGTCGCTGGTGCACCGGCCGGAGGAGGAGGGGCGCTAG